aaaaatattgcTTAAAGTTTTGTTTATAGGAAATCGATTTTACAAATATAGTATGTTAACGAAATATATACCTTAGCCGCAAAAGTATAGCATAACTAATACGCTATACAAATTTGGCCATGTTCTATGttttaccaaaatattttttaatagataataatGGATTTTTCGTAAACCATATAAATGCAAAAATTTATTCTATATTAAGATTCTAAATGATATCGGTTAGATTAAAAACCattgtataataataattagaagGATCTATTTTAACTACATcgttaaaaaaatgtatagtaaaaagaTAGtcgataaaaataataaattagataaaaataattatcaaaaatgttgtttaaagttttttttatagaaattctCTTTTACAAATAGTATTTACGAGTATAATTAGTATTCTAtattttgaccccaaaaaaattaatatgctATACAAATTTGGCTaagttttgtgttaaaaaaaatatatttaatagataaataatttgaaagatTAACGATACTGTAATTTTCGTAAATCACGTAAATGTAAAATGATTGGCTACATTAAAAGGTattgtataataataataattagtagAGTCTATTTTAAGACCATGATTATTGCAGTTTCTTTGGAGGGTCTTTAAACAAATAAcatcatttaattaaatgaaaactaAATGAAACTGTAATAATCGAtccttagagcatcattattgcTGGTACCATTAATTGGGTTCTTAGGAAATAATATAGTGATAAAGTACACTTAAAAACTTTTCTTAAGAAACGTGTTCTTTTAAATGCTCCAATGGTTGTTTCTTAAAgaagggttcttaaaaaaaagttaaagattaattttttttattaaatataacatattgaaagataacattttaaacatagattttaaaataaaaacttaaaaacattaaaataaagattacaaaaaaagataataatttaaaagatgCATCGaagctcagttgttgtcttgATCACGTCCGAACTTACGCCATATATTTTCAACCAAATCATTTTTGAGTTCTTGATGCACTTGTCTATCATGAATTCTCGTTCGgacacccatcatattggccatatttgtagggatatctgtagaatagCTGAGATCGACATGAGAACCTCCGTAgccttctccttgttggaaatCTGACACATCAAATTGAGTGTATTCATCTCGTTCgttttctactatcatattatggagtatgatacatgctctcataatcttcccaatcTTGATTTTATCCCAAAAGAGTGCTGGATTTTTGACAATGGCAAATCGAGATTGCAAGACTccgaaagcacgctcgacatcttttcggacagcttcttgacgttgagcaaataaaGTGGCTTTCGATCCTTGTGGaattggaatagattggataaaagttgcccatttcggataaataccatcggtgagatagtaagccaaatgatattCTCTTCCCTCGACCGAGAAATTAacttgcggagcttgaccatttattatatcatcaaaaacaggtgagcgttcaaggacattgatatcatttaaagtacctggaggtccaaaaaacgcatgccatatccagagatcatacgaagcaaccgcctctaaaacgattgtgggTTTTCCCGAGCCACAAGAATATTGTCCTTTCCAAGCgttgggacaattcttccactcccaatgcatacaatcgatgcttcctatcatcccgggaaatccacgaaGCTCTCCAATATGAAGTAGACGTTAAAGATCATCTGGTGTTGGTCTTCTAAGATACTCATCTCCGAACAAGTTGATTATTCCGTCTACAAAATGTTCCACGCTTAACCGAGTAGTAGTTTCACCGAGCCGGAGGTATTAGTCGACCGTATCAGCCGCTGAACCATATGCCAACACACGAATAGCtgctgtacacttttgaagtgtaGAGAGACCAAACCTTCCAATACCGTCTTTCTTTTGTCGAAAGAATTGAACTTCATTGGAGAGGCGATCAACAATATGCATGAACAATGGTTTGTTCATTCGAAATCGGCGTCGGAATATATTTTCAGGATATGTAGGAGtatcactgaaataatcattccacaAACGGAGATGAccttcttcacgatttctttcaataaaaactcttttttttcttgttttcctTTCATCTTCCTGATAAGCATAATGATTAAACAAATTTTCGAAAGTTTGCTCGAATGCTTGGTCGAAAGTTTGATCAAACATTTCATCCATTGACCCCTCAAAAGTGTTATTATTAGATGAAGATGCCATATCTGTTTTAGAAAATAGGAGGAGTAGAAGGAAGAGATTGGATGACTTTGGTAAACAAGATTGGAGTAGAAAATAGATGAAGGACTTTGGTAAACAAGAAAGACAAGCAATaagagagaaggaggaggacTTTGATCAACAAACTCGTGACCCCAAACTTGTCTCGTGACAATACATTCCAAATCTCGTGACCCCAAATCTCGTGACAATACTTGTTTGCTTCAATACAATACAAACTCTCGTGAGTTTGCTGAGACAAGAAGAGACACACGGGTATTGTCTCTGAACCATATGACACCAAAGAGATGGCTTCAGTCCGTGAGACACACATGTATTGTCTCCACTTCACTGACACAGAAGGCTTCGGTTCACTCCTCCCCTGCATTAAACGcaaacacaaaaatattaaacGAGCAAGAACAAGGTTTAAACGAGCAAGAACAAGGTTTAATATCAAACAAGATCAAGGTTTTACATTACATAACTACCATTTCATAACTAGAACAAGAACAAGCGAGCAAGAACAAGGTTTTAGTTCACATAACTAGAGAGCAAGAACATGGTTTTGCATCACATAACTAGAGACAATACAAAGGACTTAACTAGAGAGCAACACACAAAGGACAGTGGTTCAAACAGACAACAAGTCAGTgatcagcttcttcttcagagcTTCCTCAGAGTCAGTTAGTGGTCCTTCTTTTCCAATAAGACTATCAAGCAGAGACATCTTGGATAGCCTTTCTTTGACAACAAGATCCTGTTGTTTAATGGACCACATCGTCTGAAACTTAGACAGAGGTATCTCATCAGACGTCGTCTTCTTACCCCGCGCCTTAGCCGCCTTCACACCCGGTGGTTGATTGCTTGCTTCATCAGCTTCAGACGTGCTAGCTTCAGTAGCGTGAGAGGTTGAAGATTGTGCACCATCCTCATACTTCCTCTTCCTTGAGCTTCCTTCGGTTTTAGAGTTTGAAAGATCACACCATTTCTGGTCGTGACGCAGCTCCATAAACGCATGCTCGAGGCTGAACTTCTTCTTATGGTTTGTGTAGAAGATCTCATGTGCTTTCTTCAGAACGTCATTGTCATTTTGTCCACTTGTTTTCTCCCTCTTTGCAGCCTCGTAAGCTCCACAAAACTTGGAGACCCCTTCGTTTATCTTCTGCCAATGTTGCTTGCAGTGGCCAGCCTCTCTCCGTTCGCAGCCTGCAACCTTCGGGCTTGCCGCGAAGTAGGCTCCAACTCGCTTCCAGAAATCACCTGAACGCTGCTCATTTCCAACCACCGGGTCTTTACTTGTGTTGAGCCATGCGCTTATGAGGACAATGTCATCTCTAGGCGTCCATGTGCGGCGTTCTCTACGCTCTACAAAAGTCTCTTCACTACGTTGAGTGGCCGCGAAGGGATCTTGTGAATGACCGAAGACACTTTTTTGTTGACTGGTTAGAAGATCAACAAAATTAGACCCATTCTGATATGGATTATAATCCATATCAAAACGTTTCAAAAGGaggaaacaaagagaagaagaagaagaagaagaagaagaacgaaaGTGTTATGATGGAAGAGAAGAACAAGAGGAAAGATTGTGTTTagatggaagagatggtgaacAAGAGTAACATTAATAAAGAGAAGAGGGACTTGACATATATCTAACAACCATCGACTCATTCATCACTCTACACCATCTAACCATAACTTCTATTTATAACTAACACAACCATAATCTACCACTTACCTAAACATTTATTACACACTTAACCGAGCCTAACAACAATCAAATGACTTAACTCAACCGAAACAGATCAAAGAGAAATGTGGATTTTACCTGTTTGGCAATGGTTGTGCTTTGATTCTTCACGTTGGTCATGTCTCGTTATGCAGCCACCTTAAGACAGAAACACAAAAACGAATCAAAGAATGAAAGAATGAAaggatttatatattattttgatctAAATTGTTTTCCATTCTCAAAGAATCTAGATAATCACACATGTTCAGCTAACAAGAATCTACTAAACCGTTACAAAAATGAAGTTATAGACATGATGATCAtggcgaggaaattttgaaattgAGTCAGACAAAAGAGTTTAACTGTCGATCAACATCTCTTTTTCAGTTTCGTGTTGGAAATAAATGGAGAAAACAATCAAGAAAAACACGATGGATCAAAATCAAAGACATGCAAAAATGAGAACTTCAAAGAAGAAAGTGAGTTTACCTTTCAATTAAACTCAGCAACAACCGCCGATTCGCAACGACGGGAAAGCCACCGATTGACTCCGTCGAGGATAGCCATCGGGAATCTTAGACGAGAGCCACCGAGATTCGTCGAAGAGAGTCGCCGAGATTTGTCGAAGATAGCCACCGATTCTCGAAGAGGGGAGAGCCACCGATTCTCCATGAGGTGCGAGCCAACGATTCTCCATGAGGTGCGAGCCAACGATTCTCAGGCATGGACGAGAATCGCCGACGAGTCTTCGTCGAGGGAACCTCCGAAACTCTTCGGGGAAGAGAGAAGCTCCACGAGTCGTCGCGTTGAAGTTTTCTTTTGCTCCCAAAATCACCAAACCAATGGCGTTAGAACACGCGTCCCATAAGAAGTGCATCTTCTTGGTCTTGATTAAGGCCCGCCTCTTAATTTAATTGggcttttttatttattttaattactcTTAAACTTAAGAACCATGGTTAAGATCCACCAATAATGATGCTTTTAATGTGGGTGTTTGATAACCGATCCTTAAGTTTTGAAAGAGCACACGTGTCACTCTcagccatcaattttttttttttttcttttctcttttctatttttctgttattctttttcttctcttgtcTTCTCCGATGGCTCTCGTAACCTGCAATTGTTTGTTCAATTAGTTTCTCTTGGATGAATCTCTAtttctctgtctctctgtctctgttgaatctaatttttttttgtttttggtaggTCGTAAGCAGAGATGCTGGTCCGTGGTCGTGAGCAGCTGTGAGCAGAATCGCCGGAAGTGAACCCATGACGAATCAGAGACTCCGCCGGTGAGGATCAGAAGAATAAGAAGACGCCGTGGCCACACCAGTCAATCTTCCTGTTTCGGGTGGTGAAGGAAGATGATGACGTGGTGCCTGAAGGCGgcgtgtcttttttttttggtttagtgtATACCTAAAATTGGGatggtttgatttgattttttttaatttatggtttagttttgtaaacCAGAATGTATTTGTAAGCcacttttaattaataaataaataagtctATGAACGAACCACGACGGTAAAATCAAACTACCAAAGCTCATTTTGTAAGGTAAATTTCTGTCAAGCTACTTCACTTCTGTCTCCGTTGTATATGGAGT
This Brassica napus cultivar Da-Ae chromosome C6, Da-Ae, whole genome shotgun sequence DNA region includes the following protein-coding sequences:
- the LOC111211332 gene encoding glutathione S-transferase T3-like: MDYNPYQNGSNFVDLLTSQQKSVFGHSQDPFAATQRSEETFVERRERRTWTPRDDIVLISAWLNTSKDPVVGNEQRSGDFWKRVGAYFAASPKVAGCERREAGHCKQHWQKINEGVSKFCGAYEAAKREKTSGQNDNDVLKKAHEIFYTNHKKKFSLEHAFMELRHDQKWCDLSNSKTEGSSRKRKYEDGAQSSTSHATEASTSEADEASNQPPGVKAAKARGKKTTSDEIPLSKFQTMWSIKQQDLVVKERLSKMSLLDSLIGKEGPLTDSEEALKKKLITDLLSV